In Salinarimonas sp., a genomic segment contains:
- a CDS encoding TetR family transcriptional regulator, whose amino-acid sequence MAKAAKTTPDRDAIIDALMALAAERPWDDIELSDIVERAGITLAAFREAFPSKGAVLGAFAKRIDVEVLAGTSDELADEPARERLFDVYMRRIDALTPHKAALKRINVAVRRDPLTLAALNQVALNSQRFMLAAASIPTEDSLGPLRIQGAVLVFANVMETWYDDDSPDLARTMARLDRELKRGERMMERADDAQRAFAPFKALADALLDGGRRLRREGLRGARRRRHDEHDEDLGAGEAQDPAAAI is encoded by the coding sequence ATGGCCAAAGCCGCGAAGACGACGCCCGACCGCGACGCGATCATCGACGCCCTGATGGCGCTCGCCGCCGAGCGGCCCTGGGACGACATCGAGCTCTCCGACATCGTCGAGCGCGCCGGCATCACGCTCGCCGCCTTCCGCGAGGCCTTCCCCTCCAAGGGCGCGGTGCTCGGGGCCTTCGCCAAGAGGATCGACGTCGAGGTGCTCGCCGGCACCTCCGACGAGCTCGCCGACGAGCCCGCGCGCGAGCGGCTCTTCGACGTCTACATGCGCCGCATCGACGCGCTGACGCCGCACAAGGCCGCGCTCAAGCGCATCAACGTGGCCGTGCGGCGCGATCCGCTGACGCTGGCCGCGCTCAACCAGGTGGCGCTCAATTCCCAGCGCTTCATGCTGGCGGCCGCGAGCATCCCCACCGAGGATTCCCTCGGGCCGCTGCGCATCCAGGGCGCCGTCCTCGTCTTCGCCAACGTGATGGAGACCTGGTACGACGACGACAGCCCGGACCTCGCCCGCACCATGGCGCGGCTCGACCGCGAGCTGAAGCGCGGGGAGCGGATGATGGAGCGCGCCGACGACGCCCAGCGCGCCTTCGCGCCGTTCAAGGCGCTCGCCGACGCGCTGCTGGACGGCGGCCGGCGCCTGCGCCGCGAGGGCTTGCGCGGCGCGCGCCGCCGCCGGCACGACGAGCACGACGAGGATCTCGGCGCCGGTGAGGCGCAGGACCCCGCCGCGGCGATCTGA
- a CDS encoding SDR family oxidoreductase, which yields MRLSGKVAVITGAGSGFGEGMAKLFAREGAKVIVGDIAEEGGRRVAAEIGEAARFVRADVTKAADVQAMVDEAVSAFGRLDILVNNAGYAHRNRPMLEVDEETFDRIYAVNVKAIFHGAHAAIPVFRKQGAGGVILNIASTAGVRPRPGLTWYNGSKGAAITLTRSMAVELAPEQIRVVAINPVAGETGMLATFLGEDTEERRAMFRATIPMGRLSQPTDIANAALFLCSDEAEFLTGVCMEVDGGRCI from the coding sequence ATGCGTCTTTCAGGCAAGGTCGCCGTCATCACCGGAGCGGGCTCGGGGTTCGGCGAGGGGATGGCGAAGCTGTTCGCGCGCGAGGGCGCGAAGGTGATCGTCGGCGACATCGCCGAGGAGGGCGGGCGCCGCGTCGCCGCCGAGATCGGGGAGGCCGCGCGCTTCGTGCGCGCCGACGTGACGAAGGCCGCCGACGTGCAGGCCATGGTGGACGAGGCGGTCTCCGCCTTCGGGCGGCTCGACATCCTCGTCAACAATGCGGGCTACGCCCACCGCAACCGCCCGATGCTCGAGGTCGACGAGGAGACCTTCGACCGGATCTACGCCGTCAACGTGAAGGCGATCTTCCACGGGGCGCATGCCGCGATCCCGGTGTTTCGGAAGCAGGGCGCAGGCGGCGTGATCCTCAACATCGCCTCGACGGCGGGCGTGCGGCCGCGCCCGGGGCTGACCTGGTACAACGGCTCGAAGGGGGCCGCGATCACGCTGACCCGCTCGATGGCGGTGGAGCTCGCGCCCGAGCAGATCCGCGTCGTCGCGATCAACCCGGTCGCCGGCGAGACCGGCATGCTCGCGACCTTCCTCGGCGAGGACACCGAGGAGCGCCGCGCCATGTTCCGCGCGACGATCCCCATGGGCCGCCTGTCGCAGCCGACGGACATCGCCAACGCCGCGCTCTTCCTGTGCTCGGACGAGGCGGAGTTCCTCACCGGCGTGTGCATGGAGGTCGACGGCGGGCGCTGCATCTGA
- a CDS encoding aldehyde dehydrogenase family protein: MTVPAPKLLIGGSFHDAAAGERIPVLDPSTGEPFAELARGRAADIDAAVKAARKALDGPWGKMTATERGRILSRFAQIVLERATDLAILEARDVGKPHAQAKADALACARYFEFYGGAADKVHGDTIPYQAGYQVMTWYEPHGVTGHIVPWNYPMQIIGRSVGAALAMGNACVVKPGEDASLTALMLGKLALEAGLPEGAFNVVTGYGEEAGAPLASHPGVAHVSFTGSVLVGQKVQEMAARNVVPVTLELGGKSPQLVFADADLDAALPFLVRASVQNAGQTCSAGSRILIEKPIYEEVVSALVERFSALTVGPALDDPDVGPIVNARQRDRVAGFIERAEAGGATVLARGRILDDAPKGGFFVAPALFGPVDPEAELARDEIFGPVLSLIPFEGEDEAIAIANGTDYGLVAGVWTRDGGRQLRMAKRLRAGQVFVNNYGAGGGVELPFGGVGKSGHGREKGFEALYGFANLKTVAVKYE; this comes from the coding sequence ATGACCGTTCCCGCGCCGAAGCTCCTGATCGGCGGCTCGTTCCACGACGCCGCCGCGGGCGAGCGCATCCCCGTCCTCGACCCCTCCACCGGAGAGCCCTTCGCCGAGCTCGCCCGCGGCCGCGCGGCCGACATCGACGCGGCGGTGAAGGCCGCGCGCAAGGCGCTCGACGGTCCGTGGGGGAAGATGACCGCCACGGAGCGCGGCCGCATCCTCTCGCGGTTCGCCCAGATCGTTCTCGAGCGCGCCACCGACCTCGCCATCCTGGAGGCCCGCGACGTCGGCAAGCCGCACGCCCAAGCCAAGGCCGACGCGCTCGCCTGCGCGCGCTATTTCGAGTTCTACGGCGGCGCGGCCGACAAGGTGCACGGCGACACGATCCCCTACCAGGCCGGCTACCAGGTGATGACCTGGTACGAGCCCCACGGCGTCACCGGCCACATCGTTCCGTGGAACTACCCGATGCAGATCATCGGGCGCTCGGTGGGCGCCGCGCTCGCCATGGGCAACGCCTGCGTCGTGAAGCCGGGGGAGGACGCCTCGCTCACCGCGCTGATGCTCGGCAAGCTCGCCCTCGAGGCGGGGCTGCCGGAGGGGGCCTTCAACGTCGTCACCGGCTACGGCGAGGAGGCCGGCGCGCCGCTCGCCTCGCATCCGGGGGTCGCGCACGTCTCGTTCACGGGCTCCGTGCTCGTCGGGCAGAAGGTGCAGGAGATGGCGGCGCGCAACGTCGTGCCCGTCACCCTCGAGCTCGGCGGCAAGTCGCCCCAGCTCGTCTTCGCCGACGCCGACCTCGACGCCGCCCTGCCCTTCCTGGTGCGCGCCTCCGTCCAGAACGCGGGCCAGACCTGCTCGGCCGGCTCGCGCATCCTCATCGAGAAGCCGATCTACGAGGAGGTGGTCTCGGCGCTCGTCGAGCGCTTCTCGGCGCTCACGGTGGGCCCGGCCCTCGACGATCCCGACGTCGGGCCGATCGTCAACGCCCGCCAGCGGGACCGCGTCGCGGGCTTCATCGAGCGCGCGGAGGCCGGCGGGGCGACGGTGCTCGCCCGCGGCCGCATCCTGGACGACGCGCCCAAAGGCGGCTTCTTCGTCGCGCCCGCTCTGTTCGGGCCGGTGGATCCCGAGGCGGAGCTCGCTCGCGACGAGATCTTCGGGCCGGTGCTCTCGCTCATCCCGTTCGAGGGCGAGGACGAGGCGATCGCCATCGCCAACGGCACCGATTACGGCCTCGTCGCCGGCGTGTGGACCCGCGACGGCGGGCGCCAGCTGCGCATGGCGAAGCGCCTGCGCGCGGGGCAGGTCTTCGTCAACAATTACGGCGCGGGCGGGGGCGTCGAGCTGCCCTTCGGCGGCGTCGGCAAGTCCGGCCACGGCCGCGAGAAGGGCTTCGAGGCGCTGTACGGCTTCGCCAACCTGAAGACGGTGGCGGTGAAGTACGAGTGA
- a CDS encoding TRAP transporter large permease, translating to MSTFMLAGMVFFIALGVPIAIAILAASIGGIAFFTPLPLVVVAQRLMTTIDSFPLMAIPFFILAGNLMEAGGISRRLVEFAKALVGGVQGGLAASCVLTCMIFASVSGSSVATTFAIGAIIIPAMIKHGYPRSFGASLQATSAELGVIIPPSIPLILYGVAAEVSIGELFVGGIGPGLLIGAALIAFVLVYCRINGWGKEDHVGRLPLLAATKEAAWALFMPVIIIGGIYQGVFTPTEASVVAVVYALIVGTLVYRAISWRDLVGVLRRSVIASTIIMFVIAAAGLFSFLITRAGVPAAISSWITTVVSDPAMFLLAVNVFLFLVGMFIETSAAIIVLAPILAPVAISYGVDPVHFGLIMVVNLALGMITPPFGVNLFAACQVAQVPLERIVRHLVPFVLVIVACLMIITYVPDLTLFFRNLAY from the coding sequence ATGTCGACCTTCATGCTGGCCGGGATGGTCTTCTTCATCGCGCTCGGCGTCCCCATCGCCATCGCGATCCTCGCCGCCTCGATCGGCGGCATCGCCTTCTTCACGCCGCTCCCCCTCGTCGTCGTCGCCCAGCGGCTGATGACGACGATCGATTCCTTCCCGCTGATGGCGATCCCCTTCTTCATCCTGGCGGGGAACCTGATGGAGGCGGGCGGCATCTCGCGGCGGCTCGTCGAGTTCGCCAAGGCGCTGGTCGGCGGCGTGCAGGGCGGGCTCGCGGCCTCGTGCGTGCTCACCTGCATGATCTTCGCCTCGGTGTCGGGCTCCTCGGTCGCGACCACCTTCGCCATCGGCGCGATCATCATCCCGGCGATGATCAAGCACGGCTACCCGAGGAGCTTCGGCGCGAGCCTGCAGGCGACCTCGGCCGAGCTCGGCGTGATCATCCCGCCCTCGATCCCGCTCATCCTCTACGGCGTCGCGGCGGAGGTCTCGATCGGCGAGCTCTTCGTCGGCGGCATCGGGCCGGGCCTCCTGATCGGGGCTGCGCTGATCGCCTTCGTCCTGGTCTATTGCCGGATCAACGGCTGGGGCAAGGAGGACCATGTGGGGCGCCTGCCGCTCCTCGCCGCCACGAAGGAGGCGGCGTGGGCGCTGTTCATGCCGGTGATCATCATCGGCGGCATCTACCAGGGCGTGTTCACGCCGACAGAGGCCTCCGTCGTCGCGGTCGTCTACGCGCTGATCGTCGGCACGCTGGTCTACCGCGCCATCTCCTGGCGCGACCTCGTCGGCGTGCTGCGCCGCTCGGTGATCGCGTCCACCATCATCATGTTCGTCATCGCGGCGGCGGGGCTGTTCTCGTTCCTGATCACCCGCGCCGGCGTTCCGGCGGCGATCTCGTCGTGGATCACCACCGTGGTCTCCGATCCGGCGATGTTCCTGCTCGCCGTCAACGTCTTCCTGTTCCTGGTGGGCATGTTCATCGAGACCTCGGCGGCGATCATCGTGCTCGCGCCGATCCTCGCGCCGGTGGCGATCTCCTATGGCGTCGACCCGGTGCATTTCGGGCTGATCATGGTGGTGAACCTCGCGCTCGGCATGATCACGCCGCCCTTCGGGGTGAACCTCTTCGCCGCATGCCAGGTGGCGCAAGTACCCCTGGAGCGGATCGTCCGGCATCTCGTACCCTTCGTGCTGGTGATCGTCGCCTGCCTGATGATCATCACCTACGTGCCGGATCTGACGCTGTTCTTCCGCAACCTCGCTTACTGA
- a CDS encoding TRAP transporter small permease, producing MLTALKLVDRTVFHVTLTLAMLLLVAMASVSFYQVTTRFVFEQPSTWSEVTSRSLQIWMVYLGLVAAFRTGSLMSVDMLQRLAPRRLKIVVICAIAGLNLGVLAVMFWWGWDMATRVRFQTLAGVDNPFTGGGISIALVYTAIPVGAALSIVAVLARFAEDVTRASKGEPVSEAEAVAQLKRQEI from the coding sequence ATGCTCACCGCCCTCAAGCTCGTCGACCGCACCGTCTTTCACGTCACGCTGACGCTGGCGATGCTGCTCCTCGTCGCCATGGCGAGCGTGTCCTTCTACCAGGTGACGACGCGCTTCGTGTTCGAGCAGCCCTCGACCTGGTCGGAGGTGACCTCGCGCAGCCTTCAGATCTGGATGGTCTATCTCGGCCTCGTCGCGGCCTTCCGGACGGGATCGCTGATGTCGGTGGACATGCTCCAGCGGCTCGCGCCGCGGCGCCTCAAGATCGTCGTGATCTGCGCCATCGCAGGCCTGAACCTCGGCGTGCTCGCCGTGATGTTCTGGTGGGGCTGGGACATGGCCACCCGCGTGCGCTTCCAGACGCTGGCGGGCGTCGACAACCCGTTCACCGGGGGCGGCATCTCGATCGCGCTCGTCTACACCGCCATCCCCGTCGGCGCGGCGCTCTCGATCGTCGCCGTGCTGGCCCGCTTCGCCGAGGACGTGACCCGCGCCAGCAAAGGCGAGCCCGTCTCGGAAGCCGAGGCGGTCGCGCAGCTGAAGCGCCAGGAGATCTGA